A window of bacterium genomic DNA:
GGCGACAGCTCCTGTCTGCCCCTGGTGCGCGAGTGCCTGGACCACGTGCTGAAGCATGGCACCACGCCCGCCGGCTGGCCCTGGCCGAACTGCCCCTACGCAAGCTCCGACCCGCGCAGCCCGGTCTACCAGGGCGGCACCCGCTGGGAGATTGAGCGCCGCGGCGACGGCCTTCACTGCATCGAGCCGGACAAGGTGGGCGAGCTGGGAGTGGGCTACCTCCGGTTCTGGCAGGTCACCGGGGAGGAGCGGTTCCTGGCAGCCGCCCTGGACTGCGCGGATGTCCTGGCCGGGAAAGTCCGCGCCGTGAGCGCGGACACGGCCCGTTTCGCCGTGGACTACGACTGCCGCTCGCCCTGGCCGTTCCGGGTCAACGCCCGCACCGGAGCCGTGGTGGATGAGTACTGCTCCAACGTGATCGAGCCGGTGCGCCTGTTCGATGAGCTTCTGCGCCTGGACACGCGGATCGGATTGTCCGAGGAGCGCAGCCAGGCCTACTCCCGGGCGCGCGCCCTGGCCTGGGACTGGCTGTTCGCCAAGAACGGCCCCATCAAGACCTGTATCTGGAACGGCTATTTCGAGGACATCCCCAGCGACCCCCAGCGCGAGAACCGCGTGCAGGTGACCCCGATGGAGACCGCCCGCTACATTCTCCAGCACCCGGAGTCCGACCGTTTCTGGCGACGGGATGTGGCGTACCTGCTCGGCTGGGTGGCCAGCGCTTTCGGCGACAGCCTGGAGGGGATCAAGGAGCAGACCTGGTGCTACTCGCCCATGGGTAGCCACACCGCGCGCTATGCTTCTGTTTGCGCCCTGTACTATGAGAAAACGGGCGAGACGCGCTACCGGGACGAGGCCTATCATTTCTTCAATTTCGCCACCTACTGTTGCGAGGACAACGGCTATGTCTGGGTCGGGCCGGGCTGGTCCTCGTCCTGGTTCTCGGACGGCTACGGCGACTACATCCGTCATTTCCTGGCCGGGCTGGCCGCGGTGCCGCAGTGGGCCCCGGCGGACCAGGACCATATCCTGCGCTCCGGCTCCGTGGTGCAGAGCGTGAGCTACGGCCCGCAGTCCGTGGCCTACCGGACTTTCGACCCGCAGTCCGGGGAACTCATCCGCCTGCGCCGCAAGCCCAAAGCGGTCACTGTGGAGGGGGCTTCCCTCAAGGAGCGCGGCGACTCTAAGGCCGAGGGCTGGACCTGGAGCGGCCTTCCCGGCGGGGGCGGCCTGCTGCGCCTGCGCCACGACAACGGCAATACGGTCAGGATCAGTCTGTAAGCGCGGATACCGGTGGCAGAGTGCAGGCGCTGTCCGGCAACTTACTCGAACGGGTTCAACATTCACGAGCGGGGAGAGGCGAGCATGAAAGCGATGGTCCTGTTTCTCCTGCTGTCCTGCGGACTGCTGCAGGCGGCGGAAATGAAGCTGGTCTGGTCCGAGGAGTTCGACACGCCTGGGCGCCCAGACAGCACGCGCTGGGATTACGAGGAGGGATTTGTCCGCAACGAGGAACTTCAGTACTACACCCGCGGCCGCGCCGAGAACTCGTTCGTGGAGGATGGTTGCCTGGTGCTGGTGGCCCGGAAAGAGGAGTTCGCCAACCCGGCCTACGATTCCACGGCCACGGATGACTGGCGCGCAACCCGCAAAAATTCAGAGTACACCTCGGCCAGCCTGATCACCCACAACAAGGCAGCCTGGGGCTACGGCCGGATCGAGGTGCGGGCCAAGCTCCCCACCGGACGCGGCCTCTGGCCCGCGATCTGGACCCTGGGCGAGAATATCGACCAGGTGGGCTACCCGGCCTGCGGCGAGATCGATATCATGGAGAACGTGGGTTTCGAGCCGGACAATATCTACGGCACCGCACACACGCCCAAGTCGATCCGCACACAGAAAGTGAA
This region includes:
- a CDS encoding glycoside hydrolase family 16 protein; this translates as MKAMVLFLLLSCGLLQAAEMKLVWSEEFDTPGRPDSTRWDYEEGFVRNEELQYYTRGRAENSFVEDGCLVLVARKEEFANPAYDSTATDDWRATRKNSEYTSASLITHNKAAWGYGRIEVRAKLPTGRGLWPAIWTLGENIDQVGYPACGEIDIMENVGFEPDNIYGTAHTPKSIRTQKVKNGDKTEIKAPYADFHVYAIERDSTKIDFLVDGRKYFTFPNDGGGVDSWPFDNEQYLILNIAVGGAWGAAQGMDESVFPQRMYVDYVRVYQEQ